Within the Trichoderma breve strain T069 chromosome 3, whole genome shotgun sequence genome, the region GAATAAGGGTCGGGGCTCTGAGGCTTGAAGATGCGCAACGGCTCTACCGTTGGACTGTCGCAGTCTTCTGGCGCCGGCTTGCTCATGAAGAGCTCATTGTCCGGGACGCCACGGCTgcgctccatcttcttgacttGAGAGAGGGAGATTCTTTCTATCAACAGCCACCAAAGCTGTCAGTGAGAGCCCGTGGAAAACCAGGTAGGTATACAAGCAGGTCGTACGTACTCGTTCTTGATGTAAAGGCGTCAAATGCTTGAAAGTAAGGCGACCGCTGTAGAACTCaagagagaagcaaaaacGGCGAGGACAAGATGCCCGAGATGCTTGTTTGGGCGCTCCGTACTGCTACTTTTGACTCCTCGGTATCTCCTTAGTTGTGGCGGCACAGAAGATGGTGGCGGGGTTGACGTTATACGTACCTGGTACTAACCCCTCTAGCTTCTCCAAAATGACGGGATGGGTCGCAGAACTGGCCGCACGGCCCGCTGCAACgacgctgggctgggctgtAAGTGAGATGCCGAAAATATGGTCGGCGAAGGAGTGAGAAAAAGGGTTGATTTGCAAcgatggaagaaaaaatcacgacggagaagaaaaggaacaagGCGAGAAGGAAGCGGCTACAGGATGAGTGGCTTACAGAGCTTATTGTGAGATTTGGTTTGCTGCCCAAGTTAAATGCCACTGGACTGGTTCACATGGGCCAGATCAAAGCCAGGTACCCGCGCAATACCTGTCGACGCAGCCGAATTACTGCTAATGAGCGGTACCGAGCCGTACTACTAAACTACTGGGAGAACGAGAACGACACAAGAACTTTGGCGCTGCACCACCCCGACCAggccaaaccaaaccaaaacAGGGGCCGGCGGCAACACAGGAAATGTCAACAGAGACGAACGCCTTCTTTGGAGCCATGGCTGGAGTCTTCTCTGGAGCTAGAGCTTAGTGGCGGCCTGTCTGCAACGTGGAGGCCCCTTGCAGAGCCGCCTGATTGGCTGCGtatctccatctcggcaGCCCTGTAAGCGCCGACCTTGGAAAAACCACCTGAATGGCCTATGGCATGAGATTGGAAGCGCTGGCATTGCGAGGCCAAGACTCGCATACCGGCAGGCCTCATCAGCTGCGACGGCCAAATCAAAGCGCGTGGACATGAAGAGGGGCCGGGCTGTGCTGTTCTTTTGTTCTGCTTTGGCCGCTGTGCTTCTATCCCTCATTGGGCCGAGGATGCAAGGCTATGAACCAGGGTTCAGTGGATCGATCATGCAGGAGATATAAAAGCTGGCGGCAACACCAagcgtcgtcatcgtcggcatcTCGCTTCCGCTTGCAATGACCGGTATACTATATACTGTATTGGGTATCAATCATCAGGGACTGATATGTTAGATGCCGTGTTAGGAGCCGGAGCATGTGCCGAGCCAACGCAATGTCATGATAGCTGTGCTGTGCAACCCTAGATTTGCTGCTAGCTGCGACATGTCCTACTGCCTAGACCCGTTCTATGGGCACCCTAAAGAGTTCGCCTGGACGAAAGCATATGGAGTAGAGCTTGTATGAGTTAGAGCTTCAGTATTATCATAGCTTTCCGTTGGCAGAACATGTATagacatacatgtacttattTGGAGGTGCTGCTTGATAAGATAAGAAGTCCCCTGACGTCGATATTTCCTAAACAGGCAAAGTATGGGGCTTCCCAACGCGCACTCCAAAGCTGGACGCGTTGAGAGGTTCGCTCTTGCCAGCCAAATTGTAGCTTGTCGTCTCTTACAAAAAGTACGGAGCATTACATGGCAAAAGACGGCGGTTCTTGGTTACCGCCATCAATCACGACATGGCACCCGTTTCAAAGGcaccagagaagaagcaaaagtcTTTGACTGCATTCTTCACGCCTAAAGCCGTCGTCAATGGCGCTGCACCGTCTTCTCGGCCCGCGGTGCCGTCTTCGCCCACCCCCGTGAAGGAGTCGGATTTGCCGTCAAGGAAACGGCCGCTCGAAAAGGACAACGACAAGTCCAATGGTGTGGCTgagaaggcagcaaagagaacaagaggagatgaagacaatgATGCGCAAAGCTCCTTTTTCCACAATGACTCTACCGTTCCTACAACGGCCAGCAACCAAAGCCCGACTTCGTCACGAGCGCAGCGCTATCGCTACGACGAATCGAATACACAAGAAGCcgctggtgatgagagcGATGATGCTCGAGTTAAGAGGCAGAATGAAGAGTTGCACAGGAAATTCGTCAAGAAACTGGGTCATCCCGATGCCCTGGCTTGGAGATCCCTGAAGGCACAGGACactggcggcggtgatgacgaggatgccgaTGCAGACCccgaagaggaagaagctccaATTGccacaaaagcaaagaagaaggggtcAAAAACGGGAAAGCTAACCCCGATGGAAGTTCAATTCTTGGACATCAAGCGGAAGCACATGGACACAATCCTCATTGTCGAGGTCGGATACAAGTTTCGATTCTTCGGTGACGATGCCCGCGTGGCTGCCAAAGAGCTGGGTATCGTATGTATACCTGGTAAAATGCGATATGACGAGCGTATGTGCCTCCCATTCTTGGCCATTCCATGAAATACTCCTCACTAACTGGCACCAGATCCCTCAGAAGCTCATCTGGATCGATTTGCATCGGCTAGCATTCCGGTTCACAGATTGCCCGTTCACGCGAAGCGCCTCGTTGCTGCTGGGCACAAAGTTGGAGTCGTCCGCCAAATCGAAACCGCGGCGCTGAAGAAAGCTGGTGACAACAGAAACGCTCCCTTCGTCCGCAAACTCACCAATCTCTATACGAAGGGTACATACATcgatgagaatggagagcTTGATAGCCAGGACACTTCCACCCCATCTGGCGGCTACCTGCTTTGTATCACAGAAACAGCTACCAAAGGTTCTGGCACTGATGAAAACGTCAATGTCGGGGTTCTAGCTGTCCAACCCGCCACCGGTGACATCATCTACGACACCtttgaagatggcttcatgcGGAGTGAGATCGAGACACGGCTGTTGCACATATCACCTTGCGAGTTCCTCATAGTAGGCGACCTCACCAAGGGAACTGATAAGCTGATACAGCATCTATCAGGCAGCAGTACCAACGTGTTTGGTGATCGCTCTCGTGTTGAGCGTGTACCCAAGGGCAAAACCATGGCTGCCGAGGCTTATTCTCATGTGACGCAATTCTATGCCGACCAAGTGAAGGAAGCCTCAGACAATGAGACTGCGAGCGCTTTACTCGACAAAGTCCTAAAGCTCcccgaggccatcaccatctgTCTGTCCGCCATGATTACCCACTTGCAGGAATACGGCCTGGAGCACATCTTTGGCCTTACAAAGTACTTTCAGAGCTTCAGCACTCGATCCCACATGCTCATCAACGGCACAACGCTGGAGAGCCTCGAAGTCTACCGCAACGCCACCGATCACTCCCAAAAGGGGAGCCTCTTCTGGGCTGTCGACAAGACTCTCACCCGATTTGGCCAGCGTCTCCTGCGAAAATGGGTTGGCCGCCCATTGCTTGATAGAGAGCGTCTGGACGAACGCCTTGCCGCTGTGCAAGAACTTCTCAACAAGCAATCTACGTCGCCTGTCGATGACCTAGA harbors:
- a CDS encoding mutS domain V domain-containing protein, which gives rise to MAPVSKAPEKKQKSLTAFFTPKAVVNGAAPSSRPAVPSSPTPVKESDLPSRKRPLEKDNDKSNGVAEKAAKRTRGDEDNDAQSSFFHNDSTVPTTASNQSPTSSRAQRYRYDESNTQEAAGDESDDARVKRQNEELHRKFVKKLGHPDALAWRSLKAQDTGGGDDEDADADPEEEEAPIATKAKKKGSKTGKLTPMEVQFLDIKRKHMDTILIVEVGYKFRFFGDDARVAAKELGIVCIPGKMRYDEHPSEAHLDRFASASIPVHRLPVHAKRLVAAGHKVGVVRQIETAALKKAGDNRNAPFVRKLTNLYTKGTYIDENGELDSQDTSTPSGGYLLCITETATKGSGTDENVNVGVLAVQPATGDIIYDTFEDGFMRSEIETRLLHISPCEFLIVGDLTKGTDKLIQHLSGSSTNVFGDRSRVERVPKGKTMAAEAYSHVTQFYADQVKEASDNETASALLDKVLKLPEAITICLSAMITHLQEYGLEHIFGLTKYFQSFSTRSHMLINGTTLESLEVYRNATDHSQKGSLFWAVDKTLTRFGQRLLRKWVGRPLLDRERLDERLAAVQELLNKQSTSPVDDLERLLTTTKADLERSLIRIYYGKCSRPELLSVLQTLQKIASHYSSVKSASDVGFDSPLIVNAITTLPQILDSVVSYLERINLYAAKKDDKYEFFREEFHTEDIQDHQLGIAHVEHELDQHRAVAAGKIKQKSVEYVTVAGIEYLIAVPNKDIKNVPASWSKISGTKALSRFHTPEVIRLISERDQHREALAAACDKAFKDFLATIASEYQPLRDAISALATLDCLLSLAKVAAQPGYSRPTFLPSNAEPSISISQGRHPIAEQTLEGSYIPFTTTLSHPSALAHLITGPNMGGKSSFVRAVALIVLLSQIGSFVPADSLTLTLCDAIHTRAGARDNLFAGESTFMVEVSETARILRSATPRSLVILDELGRGTSTHDGAAIAQSVLQHVVTETRCLTLFITHYQNLARVADGLPGVTNVHMKFNAQTGEDGEEEITFLYEVGEGIAHRSYGLNVARLARIPKKVIDVAADKSKQLENEMKRRRLQGAYRTLAHVIESGPDQLDHLISSIEQL